A segment of the Chryseobacterium scophthalmum genome:
AAAACATTTAGAGCAAAGCGAACCTACTTTTCATCATATTGAAGCCAACGAACTTCCTCTTTGGGAAGATGGGGACATTCAGTATAAATTAATTGCTGGTGAAGCTTTCGATAAAAAATCTCCAGTTCCTGTTCACAGTAAATTATTTTTTATTGAAATTAAAACTAAAACTGCACAGAAAATCAGCATCGGAAAAGATCTTTACGGTGAAGCAGCGATGTATGTTTTAGACGGGACAGTAAACATTGAAGATAATTCTTACGGTTCAAAACAATTGCTGATTGCCAAAAACACGCAACTTTGTGAGTTTGAAATGAGCGAAAACGGAACCGTTTATCTTTTCGGAGGCGAACCTTTTGATGAAGAACGTTTCATTTTCTGGAATTTTGTAAATTCAGACAAAGAAGTAATTGACGAAGCAAAAGTAAACTGGAATGACCAGAATCACGACGCTTTCCCTTTGGTTCCCGGAGATGAACAGGAATACGTTCCGCTTCCTAAAGCCATTTTAAACAGAAAATAGAAGCAATATTTTATAAACAGTTCGATTTTACAGATGAAAAACCTGACACTTTTATTTTTACTATGTCTATCTTTTTTTGGAACTGCGCAAACCGTAACAGAGCCTAAAAACAATCCGGCAGAATGGTCAAAAGATTATGAGCCTTTCAAAATTGTAGGCAATCTGTATTATGTCGGAACTTACGATCTTGCATCTTATCTCATTGTGACCGATAAAGGCAATATTTTGATCAACACAGGTTTGGCGGATTCTTATTCTACCATTAAAAAAAATATCGAAAAGCTAGGTTTTAAGTATAAAGACATCAAAATTCTTACCTTGACGCAGGCTCATTATGATCACATGGGAGCAATGGCTCAAATAAAAAAAGAGACCGGTGCAAAACTTTATGTCGACGAAAAAGATGCTACAGAACTTAAAAGTGGTGGAAAATCTGACTACGAAATGGGAAAATACGGAGTCACTTTCGAACCTGTACATCCTGATCTTCTTTTAAAAAACAATGCTAAAATCAAACTGGGGAATACGGTATTGACCTTACTTCATCATCCCGGTCACACAAAAGGATCTTGCAGTTTCTTATTTGAGACCAAAGAAGGAAATAAAAACTATAAAGTTCTGATCGCCAATTTACCTTCGATCATCATTGATCATAAATTTTCGGATGTAAAAAAATATCCTACGATTCAAAAAGATTATGGATATACTTTTGAAGCCATGAAAAAAATAAATTTCGATGTTTGGGTAGCTTCACATGCAAGTCAGTTTGATCTTCATAAAAAGCGAAAAGAAGGAGATCCTTACAACCCAAAATTGTTTATGGATAAAGAAAATTATTTTAAAAGACTTAAAAGTCTGGAGGAAGATTATCTGGAAAAAGTAAAAGAAGATTCAGCGAAAAAATAATTAATTTCAGGATTTTCTTTTTCAAAATTAAAAAACAAATAAACATGAAAATATTAGCATTTGCAGGAAGTACTTCTTCCACATCCATCAACAGAGAGCTGGTAAAATTTGTTCTTAAAAACTTTCAGGAAGACGACATTAATTTAATTGATCTTAATGATTTCTCGATGCCTGTATTTTCTGTTGATCTTGAAAAGAAAGGTTTTCCGGATGAAGCGCATAACTTTTTAAAGCAAATTGAAGAATGTGATGTTATTATCTGTTCTTTAGCAGAGCATAACCGTTCTTATTCGGCAGCTTTCAAAAATGTATTCGACTGGGCTTCCAGAATCAATGTAAAAGTTTTCCAAAATAAACCGATGCTTTTGATGAGTACTTCACCGGGAGGTTATGGTGGCGGCAATGTCATGAATACAGCAAAAACATTTTTCCCACAATTTGCAGCAGATGTAAAGGAAACTTTTTCATTACCTAAATTTTACGAAAATTTCGATTTGGAAAGTGGTGTTATCGACCCTGAAATGCTGAAAGATTTAAATAATAAAATTGAGAGTTTTAAAAATCAGATTGCTTAAACCGATTTTCAATAAACCAACAACTATCAACTAAAAACAATCAACAAATAATGGCTGTAATTGTAAAAGCAAGTTTAGGTACTACAAAATATTACACGGAAGTTGTAGCAGGTGAAAATCATCTGATTACTGACGAACCCATCGACAAAGGCGGACAAAACAAAGGATTTAATCCTTTTGAAATTCTCGCAACTTCTTTGGCAAGCTGTACTGCCGCCACACTTAGAATGTACATCGACAGAAAAGAGTGGAACGTTGAAAAAATTGATGTAGAAGTTGAGCTGGAAAATTTTCCTTTAACAAAATTGGCAGTTTTTAAAAGAAACATTAGTTTTGAAGGAGAAGATTTGAGCGAAGATCAGCTGAAAAGACTTCACACGATTGCAGATGCTTGTCCGGTACACAAAATATTAAATAACGAAATAGAAATTCAAACTAAATTTTCATCAATATGATAGAAGTAAAACAAAACAACGACGAAAAACACGGAAGCTTTGAAGCTTTGATTGACGGAAAAAGAGCAGGATTAATGACCTATACTTGGGCAGGTGAAGACCGATTCATCATCGATCACACCGAAGTTGAAGAAACTTACAACGGAAAAGGGGTAGGAAAAGAAATGCTGATAAAAGCGGTAGAATTTGCAAGAGAAAATGGTAAAAAGATTATTCCTCTTTGTCCGTTTGCAAAGGCGACTTTCCAGAAAAACGAAGACTTGCGTGACGTTTTATAAAGCGGGCTGTTAAACTCCCACAGATCTCACAAATTTTCACAGATGAATGAGAATAAGATCTGTGCAATCTGTGCAATCTGTGAGAATAAAATAGATCGCCACGAATACACGAATTTAACCGTTACTATTTTCGATTAAACAAAAATTCGTGCATTGGTGGCAAAAAAATTCACAAGTTATCTATCTCCGTGAAGAAAGAATTTTAATTGATCTTTCTTCACGGATCTTTTATTTTAGATCAAATATTAGTTTGGGGAAATTACGATCTGTGCAAAACTTTCATCATTAAAAATCCAACATCTGCTACATTCGAAAAAAAACTATATTTGCTGAAATTTAAATTGTAAACATGAATTCCGGAACTATACTTTTGCTATTTGTTTTTGTTTATTTCATTGGTCTTTTGGTGATCTCTTATTTTACGAGCCGAAATTCTGACAACCAGTCTTTTTTCATCGGAAACAAAAAAAGTAAATGGTGGCTCGTTGCTTTCGGGATGATTGGTACCAGCTTAAGTGGAGTTACCTTTATTTCCGTTCCGGGAACGGTTGGTAAAATGACCGGAAGCGAATATATTTTCGGTGGTTTTGAATATTACATGATGGTGATCGGGTTTTTCATCGGGTATTTTATTGTGGCAGCGGTACTTCTTCCACTCTATTATAAGATGAATCTGACTTCAATTTACACCTACTTAGGCAGAAGATTCAATGTAGAAGCCCATAAGATCGGTTCTGTATTTTTTATCGTTTCAAGAGCAATCGGAGCAACCGCAAGATTATATTTGGTAGTCAATGTTTTACAGATCTTTTTATTGGAAGGTTTAGGCGTTCCGTTTTGGGTAACAGCTTCAGTACTTCTATTAATGGTGCTTTTATACACTTTTGAAGGTGGTGTAAAAACGATTGTAATTACCGATACATTGCAGACTTCATTTATGATTATCAGTTTGATAGCATGTATTGTTTACATTTTATCAAATTTAAATTTATCTTTTGGCGAAGCTTACACGATTTTAGAACAGAAAAATTATACTCATTTCATCAATTTTGATCCGAATTCCAAGACATTTTTCCTCAAAACTATTTTAGGTGGAATTTTTATCACTATTGCAATGACCGGATTGGATCAGGAAATGATGCAGAAAAATATTTCAGTTGACAATCTTCAGAATTCAAAGAAAAACATGCTGACTTTTGCGGGAACATTGCTTTTTGTAAATCTTGCATTTCTATTTTTAGGAGGTTTGCTTTATCTTTTTGCTTTACAAAATGGTGCAGAATATTCTCAAATCACGAATATGGTAGATGGAAAAGAAGTCGTTTCTAATGTTTTTGGGTTCAAAGATGCTGCTGGAAATATCAAAAATGTAATGGGTGACGATTTATTCCCATCTTTATCTCTTCAAGGGCATTTCCCGATGATCATTTCTGTCATCTTTATTATCGGATTGATTTCTGCTTTATTTCCTTCTGCGGATGGAGCTTTAACGGCGGTGACTAGTTCATATTGCGTTGACCTTTTAAATCTTAATGAAGACAAAAGCAAAACTGAAAAAGAGAAAAAACGCCTGAGAATGAAAGTTCATTTGATCTTTACCGTTGTTTTCTTTATTTTAATTATGGTTTTCAAAGCAATGAATGACAAGTCGATCGTTTATTTAATCATGGAAATCGCAGGTTACACTTACGGACCACTTTTAGGACTTTTTGCCTTCGGAATTTTCACCAAATTTAAAATTTCTAAAAAATATTCTATCTTAACGGTTACCCTTTTGGCGCCGGTTTTAACTTACATCATCAACATGTTGGTCACCAATTATACCGATTACAGAATTGGTGTAGAACTGATTATTCTGAACGGATTACTAACTTTCATTGGATTGTGGCTGGTGAAAAACAAGAATTATTTGAAAGTAGTTTAGAATAATTTGGGCAGCTTTTCCGCCTTCCGCTCCCGCTTTTTTGTTTCACAAAAAGAGCTCCGCTCAAGTCGGGCTGCGAGATTTTTCATAATAAAAACTTTGTTTAATGATCTAAATTTTCTCAAAGTGAAGCATAATAAAATCCGGATTCAAAGTCCGGATTTTTGCATTTCCATAAGCCGACAAAAAATTGTAAATTTGCATGCAAATAAATCCTAATATATGAGTAAAAGTATTGAAGAGCTGAAATCTCTTACAACACAAATCAGAAGAGACATTTTAAGAATGGTTCACGCTGTAAATTCAGGGCATCCAGGTGGAAGTTTGGGCTGTACTGAGTACTTCACAGCATTATATGGTAAAGTAATGAACTACAATCTTCCTTTCACAATGGAAGGTAAAAATGAAGATCACTTCTATCTTTCAAACGGACATATTTCGCCGGTTTTCTATTCTACATTGGCTAGATTCGACTTCTTTCCTGTTGACGAATTGAAAACTTTCAGAAAATTAGATTCAAGATTGCAAGGTCACCCAACCACTCACGAAGGTTTGGAAGGAGTAAGAATTGCTTCAGGATCTCTAGGACAAGGTCTTTCTGTAGCTTTAGGTGTTGCACAGGGGAAAAAATTAGACGGTGATACCTCTTTAGTTTACTCTCTTCACGGAGACGGAGAATTGCAGGAAGGGCAAATCTGGGAAGCTTTGATGTATGCTGCAGCCAACAAAGTAGACAACATTATTTCTACCATCGATTACAATGGACAGCAAATTGATGGAAGCACAGAAAATGTACTTTCATTAGGAAATCTTCATGCAAAACTAGAATCTTTCGGTTGGACAGTTTTGGAAGAGAAAAACGGTAACGATCTTGAAGCGGTAATTGCAATTTTAGAATTGGCAAAAACTGAAACAGGAAAAGGAAAACCAGTGGTAATTATCCTTCATACAGAAATGGGAGCTGGTGTAGATTTCATGATGGGAACTCACGCTTGGCATGGAAAAGCTCCAAATGACGAGCAATTGGATACTGCTTTCAAACAATTGTACTTAGAAGCTCCAGCTGATTATTAATTATTAGTAATAAGTAATTGGTAATAAGTAATCTTTAATAATTAGAAATAAAAATGAAATATACATATACAGAAAAAAAAGATACACGTTCAGGTTTTGGGGCTGGTTTAGCTGAATTGGCTGATAAAAACCCAAATGTAGTTGCATTGTGTGCAGATCTTATCGGTTCTTTGAAAATGGAAAAATTCATCGAAAAAGCTCCTGAAAGATTTTACCAAGTTGGTATCGCAGAAGCAAACATGATGGGTCTTGCTGCAGGTTTAAGCATCACGGGAAAAATTCCTTTCACCGGAACTTTTGCTAACTTCTCTACATCAAGAGTATATGACCAAATTCGTCAGTCAATTGCATATTCAGATAAAAACGTTAAAATTTGTGCTTCTCACGCAGGTCTTACTTTAGGAGAAGACGGAGCAACACACCAGGTTTTAGAAGACATTGGTATGATGAAAATGCTTCCTGGAATGACGGTAATTAATCCTTGTGATTATAACCAGACAAAAGCTGCAACTCTTGCTATTGCAGACCACCACGGTCCTGTATATTTAAGATTTGGTAGACCAACTGTTCCTGTATTCATTCCGGAAGATATGCCTTTCGAAATCGGAAAAGGAATTCTTTTGCAAGAAGGAACTGATGTAACGATTGTTGCAACAGGTCACTTAGTTTGGGAATCTTTGGTTGCTGCAGATGAATTGGAGAAAGAAGGTATTTCTTGTGAAGTAATCAATATTCACACGATTAAGCCTTTAGACGAAGAAATCATCTTAAAATCTGTTGAAAAGACAGGTAAAATTGTAACTGCTGAAGAACATAACTACTTAGGTGGATTAGGTGAATCAGTTGCAGGAATGTTGGCAAGAAAAAGACCTACAAGACAGGAATTTGTTGCGGTAAATGATACTTTCGGAGAATCTGCTACACCAGCTGAATTAATGAAAAAATATAAAATTGACGCTGCTGCTGTAAAAGAAGCTGTGAAAAGAATTTTAGCATAATATTTTCCTCGATAATATTGAAAAGCATCCAAATTTTGGATGCTTTTTTTATTTGATTTTACAAAGGTAGCGCTCCTACGGAGCGCATTTTACTCATTCTATCCTATTTCTACACAGATATTGCTCCTACGGAGCAATTCATTTATTAATTACTTCGATAAGCTTCAGATAAGATTACATTAAAAAAGCCGACTACTGCCGGCTTTTTATAAAAATATCTTTAAAAGATTATTTAAAAAATTTCCACTTTGGGATAATTGCCAACATTCCAAATCCTGTAAAAAGAAAAAGGTTGGTGACATCCGTATATAAGAAAGTTGACAAATAATAATTATGCATCAGGAAATGAAGAACCAATAACACAGGAAAGGCAAACATCCCTATTTTTCTGTAAAAAAACATCAGAACAAGGCTTATGATCATCAAAGCATCGATCGTGAAAATCACGTAGAAATACCATCTTGGTATATTGAGGTACTCATGCTGAAGATACTCGTCAATATCTATTCCCATGCCCATAACCGTAAACAAAAGCAGAGAAGCCAAAGCCAAAATAAAACCCCATCCTTTCTTCGGATCTACATCAAAATAGCTATATTCTTTATATTCCTTTTCCATACTGCAAAAATAAAGAACTTATGAATGATTTCATAAGTTCTTTAGTATTTATATCGTCTAAAATTCGATTAAATTGAGATTGCGTTGATCAATCTGTTTTTATCGCTTAAGAATTCTTCCATAGAGATCATAGATTCAGTTCTCATTACGTCCTGAATATCGTCAATCTGATAGATGATTCTTTTTGCGTCGTTTGTATTTTTAGCTCTTACCTTGCAGAAAATATTATATTTTCCAGAGATAACACTCGCTTCGATAACGTTTGGAATTGTTCCTAACTCTTTCAAAACCTCTTGCGTACGGTTTGATTTTGTTAAAAGAATTCCGATAAAAGCTGTGAAATGGTAATCTAATTTACCATAATCAAGATTAAGAGATGATCCTAAAATAATACCTGCATCTTCCATTTTCTTCACTCTTACGTGAATTGTACCCGCAGAAACATCCATCTGCTTAGCAATTTCTGTAAAAGGCATTCTTGTGTTTTCTACTAAGAAATCAAGAATTTTCTTGTCTATTTCGTCCAGTTGATAGTTCATATTAGTGAAATTATATTTTTCCTAAAAAATCAATAAATTTTTTACAAAATTAAAAAAAATAATTAAACTAAAAAAATAATATCAAATATTAACAATAATTAACACGTATGATAAAAATCATTAAAAATTTACAGCTATTTGCCACTTGATTTTACAGAATCTGTTTTTATTTCAACTTTGTCAGTAGCTGACTTTTTGTCTTTTTTCTTCTTTTTGAACAAAGAATTAAAGCTTTTACTCCAAACGATACCACCACCATAAGCCTGATTTGCAGAACCATTGGTACCTACAGTTCCTACACCCATTCCGATGTTGGTTGGTTTAGAATAACCTCTCAATACCAGTGTACCATCGTTTTTCTTAGAAATATCATATTCTACAGACCCTTCACCGGAAAGATAATTGTTACTTGTACTTTCTGTTCTAGAAAGTGGGATTCCCAAACCTGTTTTTACCGTAATTCTTGGTGACAAATCAAAACTTACTCCAGCATTTGCTCTGTCTCCACTATTAGAAAACTGATCATTTCCTTTTACATAATTCAAATCAATTTGAAATTCGTTACTTACTGTATTCAGAACAGAACCAAGTTGTTTTAATAGCATATTATAACCGGAAGATTCTGCAATTCCTGCAGCATCTATGTTTAGTCCACCTCCTGAATTAGTTACATTAAACATATTCAGCAACAAAATAGAACCGAACTGTAAAACGTTTTCACCTTCCGTCTGATTAATTTTTGCTGCCAAAGTTTCTTTCACCTGACTCGAAACATCAAGCGCAGTTACATTTAATGCAACTTTAGGATCATTTAAAGTATTGGTAATATTTGCCTGCAACAGTACACTGATTGGCTGTAATTGTCCCATATTTAAATAATCTCCTGCATTGGAAACCATTCTCACATAATTGGCAGAAATGTCCAAAGCTGGCTTCATTGCGTCACCATCCCATCTGATGCTGCTGTTTTTCTGAATCTGGAAAGTTCTGTTAAGAATGGCTTTAGACACAAAAGTTCCACTGTCGACCATATAAGATCCGTTCATGGCAATATTTCCTTGTCGGCTCATCTGGAATCTCAGATTATTCGCCATTCCTTTCACCGTAATATTTCCTACATCATCACCTACCAAAACATTTACCGTAGTACCTTTATCAACATCCAAACTGAAATCGATATTCATATTGGCGCCTGTTTTTTTCTTTTCTTCTAAAGTAACCAAGCCGTCTTTTCCTTCTTTCAAAAACCTCAGCATTTTAAATTCTTCAACATTGGAAGTAGAGCTTGAGTTGAAAGTAAATGTACTCCCATTTAGAGCTTTCATATTTGGAGTAGAAAGGTTTAAAGCAGAAACAGGTCCGTCGACATATAAATCGCCTTGTCCGTAAACTCTTCCCCAAAATAGATCGTAATCTTTTTGAGTAGTATTTAACATTAATAAATTATCGGCTCTCATAACGAGGTTGACTCCCATTGAAGATAAAGTTTCAAACTGAATCGCCCCGGAAATTGATCCTGAAGAATTTGATCTTCCGTCGTGAACTCCAATATTATTTAAAATCGCTAAACCTTTAGAAAGCGGAATCACCGTATCATCAAAAGAGTAATCTACTCCTGTAAATAATAGTTTTAAACCAAATTCTTTTAAGGCAATATCACCGCTGTAATCTAAATTTTTAAGAGTACCGTTGATCTTTAAATCACCCGTTGCTTTTCCTCTTAAATTACCGAAAATGCTTTGTACAAACTGCTGCGTAAATGCAAGATCAAAATCTCTTAATTCTGTTGTTAAATCAATCGTAGGAGATGGTGTATTGTTATTAACCGTTCCTGTTAAATGCAGATTATTATTTCCAATTACTCCCGCTGAAGCAACTCTTACATCAACATCATAAACGTTCAGAGAAAAACCGTTGACTGCAGAAATTGTTACATCTCCCATATCATTCCCATTCATCATGATATTATCAACGGTAAGATCAACCAAAGGCTGCAATGTGTTTTTATCCATTTTGATTTTCACATTACCATTGGCCAAACCTTTAATATCCATAGGATTTCCACCCGACTGCATTTCTAAAAGTTTTTCTATGGCAAAGTTCTGAACTACCGCATCCACATAAAAATCTTTAATAGATTTAAAGATAGATTCATTGACAAGTAATGAGCTATCGTCTGAATAAATTTTTAAATTATGAATTTCAAAATCAGATGTTTTTCTACGGTAACTTATATAATGATCGAGTTCCGGACTTGTATCTATAGACCATTTTACATTATTT
Coding sequences within it:
- a CDS encoding pirin family protein, whose protein sequence is MSNIGLILEEKSADIGNFLVGRLLPFREKRAVGPFVFIDHMGPAELKDYQNLDVPPHPHIGLSTLTYLLEGSIFHRDSIGSALEIKPGAVNWMTAGKGVVHSERTPEYLRNTDKKLHGFQIWVGLPKHLEQSEPTFHHIEANELPLWEDGDIQYKLIAGEAFDKKSPVPVHSKLFFIEIKTKTAQKISIGKDLYGEAAMYVLDGTVNIEDNSYGSKQLLIAKNTQLCEFEMSENGTVYLFGGEPFDEERFIFWNFVNSDKEVIDEAKVNWNDQNHDAFPLVPGDEQEYVPLPKAILNRK
- a CDS encoding transketolase family protein — translated: MKYTYTEKKDTRSGFGAGLAELADKNPNVVALCADLIGSLKMEKFIEKAPERFYQVGIAEANMMGLAAGLSITGKIPFTGTFANFSTSRVYDQIRQSIAYSDKNVKICASHAGLTLGEDGATHQVLEDIGMMKMLPGMTVINPCDYNQTKAATLAIADHHGPVYLRFGRPTVPVFIPEDMPFEIGKGILLQEGTDVTIVATGHLVWESLVAADELEKEGISCEVINIHTIKPLDEEIILKSVEKTGKIVTAEEHNYLGGLGESVAGMLARKRPTRQEFVAVNDTFGESATPAELMKKYKIDAAAVKEAVKRILA
- a CDS encoding transketolase; the protein is MSKSIEELKSLTTQIRRDILRMVHAVNSGHPGGSLGCTEYFTALYGKVMNYNLPFTMEGKNEDHFYLSNGHISPVFYSTLARFDFFPVDELKTFRKLDSRLQGHPTTHEGLEGVRIASGSLGQGLSVALGVAQGKKLDGDTSLVYSLHGDGELQEGQIWEALMYAAANKVDNIISTIDYNGQQIDGSTENVLSLGNLHAKLESFGWTVLEEKNGNDLEAVIAILELAKTETGKGKPVVIILHTEMGAGVDFMMGTHAWHGKAPNDEQLDTAFKQLYLEAPADY
- a CDS encoding NADPH-dependent FMN reductase; the protein is MKILAFAGSTSSTSINRELVKFVLKNFQEDDINLIDLNDFSMPVFSVDLEKKGFPDEAHNFLKQIEECDVIICSLAEHNRSYSAAFKNVFDWASRINVKVFQNKPMLLMSTSPGGYGGGNVMNTAKTFFPQFAADVKETFSLPKFYENFDLESGVIDPEMLKDLNNKIESFKNQIA
- a CDS encoding GNAT family N-acetyltransferase, whose amino-acid sequence is MIEVKQNNDEKHGSFEALIDGKRAGLMTYTWAGEDRFIIDHTEVEETYNGKGVGKEMLIKAVEFARENGKKIIPLCPFAKATFQKNEDLRDVL
- a CDS encoding sodium:solute symporter codes for the protein MNSGTILLLFVFVYFIGLLVISYFTSRNSDNQSFFIGNKKSKWWLVAFGMIGTSLSGVTFISVPGTVGKMTGSEYIFGGFEYYMMVIGFFIGYFIVAAVLLPLYYKMNLTSIYTYLGRRFNVEAHKIGSVFFIVSRAIGATARLYLVVNVLQIFLLEGLGVPFWVTASVLLLMVLLYTFEGGVKTIVITDTLQTSFMIISLIACIVYILSNLNLSFGEAYTILEQKNYTHFINFDPNSKTFFLKTILGGIFITIAMTGLDQEMMQKNISVDNLQNSKKNMLTFAGTLLFVNLAFLFLGGLLYLFALQNGAEYSQITNMVDGKEVVSNVFGFKDAAGNIKNVMGDDLFPSLSLQGHFPMIISVIFIIGLISALFPSADGALTAVTSSYCVDLLNLNEDKSKTEKEKKRLRMKVHLIFTVVFFILIMVFKAMNDKSIVYLIMEIAGYTYGPLLGLFAFGIFTKFKISKKYSILTVTLLAPVLTYIINMLVTNYTDYRIGVELIILNGLLTFIGLWLVKNKNYLKVV
- a CDS encoding Lrp/AsnC family transcriptional regulator produces the protein MNYQLDEIDKKILDFLVENTRMPFTEIAKQMDVSAGTIHVRVKKMEDAGIILGSSLNLDYGKLDYHFTAFIGILLTKSNRTQEVLKELGTIPNVIEASVISGKYNIFCKVRAKNTNDAKRIIYQIDDIQDVMRTESMISMEEFLSDKNRLINAISI
- a CDS encoding OsmC family protein; the protein is MAVIVKASLGTTKYYTEVVAGENHLITDEPIDKGGQNKGFNPFEILATSLASCTAATLRMYIDRKEWNVEKIDVEVELENFPLTKLAVFKRNISFEGEDLSEDQLKRLHTIADACPVHKILNNEIEIQTKFSSI
- the blaCPS gene encoding CPS family subclass B3 metallo-beta-lactamase, coding for MKNLTLLFLLCLSFFGTAQTVTEPKNNPAEWSKDYEPFKIVGNLYYVGTYDLASYLIVTDKGNILINTGLADSYSTIKKNIEKLGFKYKDIKILTLTQAHYDHMGAMAQIKKETGAKLYVDEKDATELKSGGKSDYEMGKYGVTFEPVHPDLLLKNNAKIKLGNTVLTLLHHPGHTKGSCSFLFETKEGNKNYKVLIANLPSIIIDHKFSDVKKYPTIQKDYGYTFEAMKKINFDVWVASHASQFDLHKKRKEGDPYNPKLFMDKENYFKRLKSLEEDYLEKVKEDSAKK